A window of Panicum virgatum strain AP13 chromosome 8K, P.virgatum_v5, whole genome shotgun sequence contains these coding sequences:
- the LOC120644137 gene encoding light-inducible protein CPRF2-like — MVDGIDDEVVELPCGRGGAFVIGLKRRLDLYCAAVAKSMEAKSQESSLGYSDSKSSCTSKLTSQASSDVGHTRDGGGATLVTNSNVIGHDDYQRKPSNSGTSKELSEGGVNLEEKSEPANAKKMRRMLLNRESARRSRKRRETHLRNLESQVSRLTSENASLLKCMADMTEKYKNATVDNRNLIIAAETMRTEVNIAEEAVRRLSGTTFLLSSTSELPGSMTLSSLASDVASPAIGVEDSMEHFLQGATLHDDHTACSPKCTNSL; from the exons ATGGTGGACGGCATCGATGAcgaggtggtggagctgcccTGCGGTAGAGGTGGCGCCTTCGTGATTGGGCTGAAGAGGAGGCTGGACTTGTACTGCGCCGCTGTCGCCAAATCCATG GAGGCCAAATCACAAGAATCCTCGTTGGGCTATTCCGACTCAAAGTCTTCATGCACTTCAAAATTgacttctcaagcttcttcagaTG TTGGACACACAAGGGATGGAGGTGGGGCAACCTTAGTTACAAACTCAAATGTCATAGGGCATGATGATTATCAAAGAAAGCCAAGTAACAGTGGTACATCAAAGGAACTGTCAGAAGGTGGTGTCAATCTTGAGGAGAAAAGTGAGCCTGCTAATGCGAAAAAGATGAGGAG AATGCTGTTGAATCGAGAATCAGCTAGGCGATCAAGAAAGAGGAGAGAAACACATCTACGCAATCTCGAATCTCAG GTTTCCAGGTTAACATCTGAAAATGCATCTTTGCTAAAGTGCATGGCTGATATGACTGAGAAGTACAAGAATGCTACCGTTGATAACAGAAATCTCATAATTGCCGCTGAGACTATGAGGACAGAG GTGAACATAGCAGAGGAAGCTGTTAGGAGACTATCAGGAACAACATTCCTCTTATCCAGCACATCTGAACTACCTGGAAGCATGACTTTGAGTTCATTAGCATCTGATGTGGCTTCTCCTGCTATAGGCGTTGAAGATAGTATGGAACATTTTCTTCAGGGGGCGACACTTCACGACGATCATACAGCCTgctctcccaaatgcaccaattcCCTTTGA